ATGAAAGGGGCTTTTACTCATGAAGAAAAAGCTATTAATGTTAATCGGTGGTTCCTTGCTATCGGCTATGTTCCTTGCAGGCTGTGCGAATGACCAGGATCCTCCTCCAGATGATGATGTGGATATCGAGAATCCAGTTGATGAAAATGGCGACATGAATGACAATGACATGCTCGATGATAACAACGGTGATGACGATATCAACACAGAAAATGATGGCGACATGATGGAAGATGACAACGAGCCTGGAGAAGATATTATTGAAGATCAGATCGACATGCAAGATGAAGACAATAAGGATGAATAATGAAAAAGGGCAGGAGAGTGATCCTGCCCATTTATTTTGCACATAAAAAAACTCCAGCCAGTCAGCAGGAGTTCTGTTACACTTTTTTCGGCTGCAAAATCTGCGGCCTTGTTATGATTTTTTCCTTGAATTCAGAAAGTAAATCCTCGCCTTTGTATCCTTTATCAAGCAGGTACTCCAGCAGTTTTTCCGGATAATCGCTCTTCGGTTTAGTGAGCTTACCTGTTAAAAGGATGCTGGCATGTGTCTTCAGCTTCTTAACGCAGCAAACTTTTGTCACGAAAGCTGCCGGGTCATTCTCTCGTTTGGTGATGACGACTTGGACGATGATTTCTTTGTCGTTGTCGCATGCATCCTGGAAATAGGGAATATATTTATGATTAGTAAAAACTTCGACGAGCCACGTTCCTTTATCATCCTCTTTATTGATAATCAGGCCGTCTTCCATATCGATATCCACTAAAGCATCATCATCAGCAAGCTGCATTGAAATCAACTTAAACGTCTTCATGTCAACCACCTCCCGTAATACTTGTCCAAATTATAACACAGGATGAATCGAAAACGAAAAAAAGCCAGTTTGTCGAAAGAAAAATTTCTGAATTGGTAAAAATCATTTTTGATAGTATGTGAATTGTGAAAAATTCAATTATCTGGAGTTAACTCGTTTATGTGATGCAGTTTTTACAGTCAAAACAAGGATTTTTGATATTTTACTGCAGCTCTAAAAAGGAATATCATCGGATTATCAAGGAGAAAGGAGATGAAAAGGTGATCAATCAAGTTACGTTGGTAGGCAGGCTGACGAGAGACCCGGAGCTCAGGTATACACCGGACGGCAAAGCGGTATCGAATATAACACTTGCGGTGAACCGGCATTATAAAAATGCCAGCGGGGAAATCGAGGCTGATTTTGTCCACTGCATCCTCTGGGGCAAAACGGCAGAAAACACGTCAAATTACTGTAAAAAAGGTTCTGTACTCGGTGTGACCGGAAGAATTCAGACGAGGAATTATGACAATCAGGAAGGTAAACGTGTCTATGTGACAGAAGTCGTGGCCGAGGGAGTAAGGTTTTTAAGTTCAAAGCCGGCGAGCCCAAGGGAAACACCGCACCAGCAAAATGTTCCCCCAGCGCCGCCGCAAAGAGAGGAGCTTCCATTTGCATAATGAAGCTGATTCAATTGAAAGGCTGCTAGTCAGCCTAATTAAAATGGTTGGAAAAAACAATGAGAAGGTCGACGAACTCACCAAGCGTGTCCGCCAGCTCGAAATCGCCTCCAAAGAACTGCAAATCAACCGCGTCTACTCCTTCATCGCCGAACCTCCAAGACCAAATTCCAGCAGAAAAGAATATGCGAGAAAATAACAATGCAGAAAAAAGCACACTGACGAATTTTCCTCGAAAAAACCTCACAAAGGACCTTTGAGAGAGAAATTCAATAACCCGATCTCCAATACACCCTCAATTTTTTAAGCCGGCTGTTTAGTCGGTTTTTTTCTATTAAGAATGGTTGTCGAGCTGCCAGCATTTAGGTAAACTAAAGAGGCTGAACTCCTGCCCGCTCTTTGGGAGGATTTTATCGGTTATTGGCGAATAGGTATATGATTATCTATAAATTAGGAGGCAGTCGTGGATAAGAAGAAGTTAACTTTGATTGGTATGGTTGTAATTGCAGGTTTGCTGGTGTTTGTCGGTATTATGCTGGCCGGTAATCTGGGAAATAATCAAGCGGCAAACGGCGAGGCAAAGCAAGATCAAACACAAGAGGCAAACGAAGGTCCTGGCCAAGAGGCGAAAGAAGATACAGAGCAAGAGAAAAGCGAAGGTCCAAATCAAGAGACGAAAAAACTGACAAAAGAAGAGAAGGCAGAAGCGAAGAAAGACCAGTCATATTTAGATTATGTTCCTACGATTACTGTAGATGGCCAGAAAATTGAGCTATATGAATTTGGTGATTGTATAAAAAAAGATGAAGAAGAGGATTCCTGTGTTAGAGTAACGGAGGAAGAGGCACTAAAAGGCAAAACAGCTTCAACCTTTGATCAAGGGGCTGAGCTTGAAATTAAAAATGTTCAATCATCTGGTGAAGTCGAAGATAAAAATTCCCCGACAGGCGGCGTAAGACGAATCGGCAGCTTCTCACTATCCAGAGATGGCGAAAGCCTTGGGCCTGGCGACATTGCTACCACGGTTAAAGAATTAGACGGAGAATACATAGAAACAATGAAACTCCCAAGCGAACCGGGATATTACACAGGGGTACTGGATAACAGCACACCAACAGGAAGCAAAAATTACGTCTTTCATTTCAATATTAAATAGACACACAAGCATGGGGTTATTCCTATGCTTTTTTTCAAATTTATGGAAGGGATTTAACCGGCGCCTGCGAATATGTCTTATAGATATTTTGACAGGGGGCATTGTATGAAAAGGGTATTTTTAATAGTTTGCATAGCAGCCGCAGCAGGATTTTCGGTATTTATAGGATACGAGCAAATGCTGGAGGCGAAGGAGCGGGAAAAAGATCTTGAGCATATAACCTACCTTCCCGTTGTCACTGTCGGTGACCAAAAGTTAAAGCTGTATGAATACGGCCAGTGTAAAGAGGAGAGCGGAGAAGAGGAAGAAACAGAATTTGGCCCGAGCTCATGTGAAAATGTAACGGAGGAGGAAGCGCTTGAAGGAAAGACGGCAGCTGTATTTGAGATAGGTTCAGAGCTTACTATAAAAAAAATCATGCCGTCCGGAGAGCTGGAGTTTAAAGAGGGACCTGCAAGGGGAGTGCGAAGGACGGTATCTGGTGGATACACAAAAGATGGCAAAAGTTTGGGACCTGCAGATATAAAGTTGATATATAAGGATTTGGAGAATGAATACCTGGAGACTGTAATACTGCCCAAAGAGCCTGGTTATTTTGTGGGAAGAATCGATTTAGGCACACCTTCAGGGCACAAAAATTATGTTTTTCATTTTAATTATAATTAGAGGTACAGGGACTGGCATTTTTGAAAAAACCATAAAATGGATTATATTACATTTTATAAAAATATAATATAATCTTGGAAGCTAGTAATTTTTTTTTGCGAGAGGAAAGTGTGTGTGAAAAAGTTCATTGCTGTGATGGGTTTTCTTTTCGTATTGTTTTTTGGCATGCAGCAGGCGGCTGCGGAGACGGTACCAGGTAATATCACTGAGGATACAACCTGGACAAAGGAGGGTTCTCCCTACAAGGTTGGTATCATCACGGTTTATCCGGGAGTCACATTAACGGTGGAGCCTGGTGTTGAAATTATCAATAATGGCAGCCCTTCATGGATTGATGTAAAGGGTAAAATCATTGCCCGGGGAACGGCAGAGGAAAAAATCACCATCAATAATGTCCTCCTCAAAGGCTTTGATTTTGCGGGAAGTTCCATCAACATTGAACATGCGAACATTGGCCGTACAAATGGAGGCTTCCTCATAACCTCAATGTATCGGGAGGTCGTCCTGAAGAACAATGAGTTTTCCGGCGGGGATATCAATATTGGTTCGCCATTTACGAACATTTTGATAGAAAATAATCTTTTCCGGGATAATGCCTGGCTCGCCCTGAATAATGGGACGGCGAATATCCTGGTACAGAGGAACACATTTTTTAATAAAGAAGACTATTATCCGTCAATCAGGATGTCCTGCAGTGATCCGAACTGTAAAACTCCTAATATCACAATCAATGAGAATAACTTTTTTGGATTCCCGACCTTTTTTGTAGAAGTGGAGAAGGGTGCAGGCCTTATATACAATGGGGCGAACAACTACTGGAGCACAACTGACACTTCCTTAATGAAGCGGCGAATCCTTGACGGTGCGAGGGAGGATAGACTTTATTCAACGGCTGTCCTTAACTACTCGCCAATTGCTTATAAACCAATCAATAATGGCCTTCTGTATGGGAATCTTGAAGCGCCGACTGTCAATAAAGTTGGTGAGTCAGATACAGCGGTTTCTGGGCTTACCGATGCTGACTCCACGGTAAAAGTATCGATAGACGGTGTCGTGATCGGGGAAGGAATATCAACGGCAGATGGTGCTTATGCAGTGGCAATTCCAAAACAGCCAGGCGGAGCAGGCCTGACTGTATATGCGGTAGACAGCTATGGAAGAATCAGTCCAGAAGCAACAGTAACAGTTGACGATACAACTGGGCCAGCTGCACCGCAGGTAAACAAGGTGAACGACCAGGCAACGAAGGTTGAAGGCAGTACAGAGCCTGGCGCAAGGATAATCGTCAAAATTAACGGCGTTGAACAAAGCGGAACCGCAGACCAAAATGGCAATTTTTCTTTGGAAATAACACCGCAAAAAGCAGGAACTGTGATTGAAGTTCAGGCGGTTGATGCTGCGGGCAACATAAGTGAGATCACAAGGGTAACAGTCGTGGATGAGCATCCGCCTGCAACACCGGTGATCACTTCAGGTGAAGTGACGGACCAGTCGACATCCCTCCAGGGAACGGCAGAACCGCGCTCCAGGGTAATATTGCTGCAGGGTGATCAAGTGATTCTCTCTGCCTATGCAGATAGCAATGGTTATTTTTCAATCACATTTAACCAGCCATTTAAAGGCGATTCTATCATTAATATTGTCGCTGAAGATCTCGCCGGGAATGTCAGTGAGCAGGTCATCATGACGGTTAAAGACGTTACTGCTCCTTATGTCAATATCGATTGGGCTAAATACGTAACCGAGAAATCAACCGAAGTTTATGGCTATGCGGAGGCAGGAGCTTTTGTCGAGGTTTTAAAAAATGGAACGGTGATTGGCTCTGGCACGGCAAATGAGGGTGGGACTTTTGTGATCCCGATTCCAGTCCAGCCTGCAGGTGTTCAGCTGGTAATTAAAGCTGCTGATAAAGCTGGTAATACAGGCAGCGTCACGGTTACTGTCATTGACCTTCCTGATCCGCTGCCGTTAACAGTCGAGCCAATCAACACTCTTAGCACAATTTTAAAAGGCAAAACCGCACCGAATGTGTATGTGAACATCGAGATTGATGGTGTTCGCCACGTAGTGAAGGCAGATGGAAACGGATATTTTGAATTAAAAATCGGGCCGCTAAAAGAAGGGACGACGGTTTCATTCCTTGCCAACAATGATGAGGGCGACTACAGCGAGGAAGTTATCGTGTCAGTAACCTGGAAAGCTCCCGACGGCTGGTATAAAGCTGCCGATGGCTACTGGTATTACTACGTTCCAGGAACCGGCATATTAAAAACAGGCTGGCTGCTGTGGGGCGGGAAATGGTATTACCTCGAAGCAGACGGCAAAATGAAAATCGGCTGGAAGCAGCTAGGCAAGACATGGTATTACTTGAACCAAGACGGCTCCATGCGTGTAGGCTGGCTGACATATGGCGGCAAGGTGTACTACTTCCCGGCCAGCGGGGCAATGCAAACAGGTCTCGCCACGGTTGGCGGGAAATGGTACTTATTTAGTGCGGACGGCGCAAGAAAAACCGGATGGCAAAAAGTAAGCACGAAATGGTATTACTTCAAAACCGATGGTGCAGGACAAACTGGCTGGGCCAAATTAGGAGGCAAATGGTACTACTTCAACAGCAGCGCCATCATGCAGACAGGCTGGATCAAACTCAGCGGCAAATGGTATTACCTCAACGCCAGCGGAGTCATGGTTACCGGCTGGAATACGATTGGCGGCAAACGCTACTACTTCAATTCTAGTGGAGTGTGGCTGTACTAAGAGAGAAAGCATGGGGACGTACCCTATGCTTCCTTCGTTTCGCTAAACGAAAGGAGCAAAGGGTACGTCCCTTTGCTCCTCTAATAATAATCAGGATACTTAACTGAAAGGTATTCTTTCCACTCATTCTCCATTTCAGTGATGGTTTTTCCATAAACTTTCTTGAAGTCCAAGCTGATGTCTGAGCTGTCGTAAATTTCAAAATAGAGCGAGGAACCATACTGGTCAATTAGATAGCTGGTAAAACTCCCAATCTTCATCCAAGTTGCATCGGCCACCTCGACATCTTCCTCTGTATAGGAAGTGGAATCCCACCCATAATAAATATGATCCACAAAGGTGGAATCGTTGAACAACCCCTCAATGCTTGCAACCTCTACATCTATATAGTCAGAATACATTTCATGAATGTATTCCGGGCCATCAATGAAATAGGCAGCAAGTCCAGTAGCCGTGAAGCGGCCTCTGTAAGCGGACTGTTCAAATAGGTTTGAGGTTATATTGTAATAAAAAAAATGTTCCTCGGCTTCAAGCTCAGGATCAAAATAGAGGGCAGAAGACATATACTCGTATCCATCTTTTGCGGTAACGTTAAATGTCAGTACATCGACAACAGGCATATCACCATTGGCAAATTCCAGGATTTCGACAATTTCCCGTTCCAGCTCCATTTGAAGTCCTTTTAGCTTCTCCATTTCAAGATCGTCACTGTTCAACAAGCGGACATGGACTCCTCTTACATCAAATTCAAGGCTAGTAGGTACGTCTGCTTTTTCTTTCGAATCGGAAGATATGGGCACTATGTCCGGTTTAAGATAAAAAAAATAAAAGAAAGCTGCTGTTAGTACAAGAAGTGGCAATATTATTCTTCTCAATTGTAGTATTCCCCCGAAACTTAATTGGTCAAATTTGGATTAATCCAATATAACTATAACATGGGAAAAAGTAACAAAACCAAAAGAATATTCGACAATTTCTTTGATCGATAAGCATGGGGACGTACCCTGCGCTTCCTTCGTTTCGCTAAACGAAAGGAGCAAAGGGTACGTCCCTTTGCTCCTTCTATGACAAAAACACTAACTCATGCAATTCATCAGTTGATAGCTCGGTGATCCAGCTGTCGCTCTGGATGATCTGGTCGTTCAACGATTGTTTCTTTTCGAGCATCGCATCGATTTTTTCTTCTAGTGTTCCGGTGCTGATCAGTTTGTGGACGTGCACGAAGCGGCTTTGCCCGATGCGGTATGCCCGGTCGGTTGCCTGGTTCTCGACGGCTGGGTTCCACCAGCGGTCGTAGTGGACAACGTGGTTCGCTGCTGTCAGATTGAGCCCCGTACCGCCGGCCTTCAGTGATAGCAGGAAGACAGGGAACTCGCGGTTCTGGAACTTCGTGATCAGTTCATCTCGCTTTGTCTTCGGCAGGCTGCCGTTCAGGAACGGGACATCGATGCCGAATTTCTTTTTCAGAGCGGCCTGGATCATCTCGCCCATTCCGATGTACTGGGTGAAAATGATGCAGCTTTCTTCCTGCTCGAGGACAGCGCTCACAAGCTCGATCATCTTCTCCATCTTCGCGGACCGGTCGATCAACTGCTTCGGATTTTCCTCTTTCAAATACAAAGCAGGGTGGTTGCATAGCTGCTTCAGCCGGCTCAACATTTGTAAAATTAACCCTTTGCGCTCGAAGCTCGATAAGGTTTCGATTTGCGCGAAAGTATCCTTGACGAGTTGCTCGTATAACGAAGCTTGTTCGGCCGACAGTGGACAATATTCCTTCTGCTCCACCTTATCCGGGAGGTTCAGTGCAACATCTTCATCCTTCTTCGTCCGTCTCAGCAGGAATGGCTTGATCAATGACTGCAGCTGAGTAATTTTTTCCTTCGTATCTTCTTTTTCAATTGGTAAAATGAACTGCTTCTGGAACTGGCCGGCGCTGCCGAGGTAGCCGCGATTCGTGAAATCGAAAATCGACCACAGCTCAGACAGCCGGTTTTCCATCGGCGTTCCGGTCAGGGCGATATGGTGCTTGCCATTAAGTTTCCTTACCGCACGGGACTGCTTCGTATCGGCATTTTTGATATTCTGCGCCTCGTCAATCGCGATGCTGCTCCATTCCACGGACTCCAAATCATCGAAATCCAGGTGCGTCAGACCATAGGATGTCAGCACAATATCAGAGCTCAAGGCTTCTTCTGTAAAACTAGAGCCCTTCATTCGGTTCGGCCCATAATGGAGATGGACTCGCAAATCCGGAGCAAAGCGCTCAATTTCCTTTTGCCAGTTGCCAAGCACGGAAGTCGGGCAGATGATCAACGCCGGGTGGTCATCGTTTTCCTGTTCTTTTACCGACAGTATATAAGAGATCAGCTGAATCGTTTTTCCAAGACCCATATCATCCGCAAGCAGTGCACCAAAGCCATACTTCCGCAGAAACAGCAGCCAGTTCATGCCGAGCTTCTGGTACGGACGCAGCTCACCATGCAAGCCGGAAGGGACCGGCAAATCCGGGATTTCCTTCGTTTCAGAAAGCTGCTTCATCATCTGCTTCCAGTGGCGGTTCAGCTCGATCTGGATTTTCGCGAACGCGCGCGGATCGTCAAGTCCTTCTCCATCTTCTTCCTCATCGGAAAGCTCCTGCTGCAGCAAGTCGCGGATATGCAAGCCTTCCTTATCAGCCTTTTTCATCAAATCCTGAATCTGGCGGATGAATCCATGATCAAGCTTGATCCAGCGGCCCTTCAAATACACAAGCCGTCGCTTTTCATTCACAAGGCGCTGGAAGTCATCCTCGCTCAAATCAACACCATTCATGGAAAAACGCCAGTCATAATCAAGCATCGCATTCAGGCCGACAAACGAGCGGCGATAGCCAGTCTGTCCCTTCAGGCGTGCCTTCACCTTCAGGTTCGCATTCCTGATCGCTTCCCACCACGATGGAAGGAGGATCTCGATGCCGAGCGCAATCAGCGTTTCGCTCGCCTCGGTTAAAAACATCCAGGCTTCATCCTCGGTCAGGGTAGACTTCAGGCGGCCATCTTCCTCAATCCAAGGAAAAATCGCAGCCAAACGCTTTTCTTCATCCACAATCTTATCGCTAAAAAAGTCCCAGCCAGCAGGGTAGCTTTCATAGTCACGGGCTTCAATCAGCATAGGTTCATCCTGGCCGCGCAAAAATAAACCAAGCTTCCAGTCACCGAGATCGTCCATTGGCTCCTCAAGACGCATCCCAATCGAAAACGGCGCAGGATTTTCCTTCAGGCCAATCCACTCAAGCCAGCGATCCTCATCAAAATAAGCTGCCAGCTGCGAAGCAGAAAGCTGCTTTTTCCGCAGCACATCAAGCTTATCGCCTAGCAGGTACTTCATCGTCTCATTTTCATGGAAATAAGACTCCAGCGAATGATGGAACAGGTCGGCCACAAACTCACGCACAGCCAGCTTCTCATCATTCACCTTAAGAGTTTCCTCCCAAAATGGCTCATGGAACTCATCAAGCACACTCACCGGAAGTTTCCAGCGGAAATCCTCGCCATCAAGCTGAGTAAAATCAGGATGCCACTCCTTTGCAAGGATCGCATCATAAATCGCATGCGCTGTTGACAGGCAGATATCGCCAAGGTCATCCCATTCCCACTCAACAAGCCGGTTAAAGCTTTCCTCGCCAAATAGCGTCACAAGCTGCCAGGCACTCAAAGTCACTCCCTCGGCAACGCCCCACTTGTCAGCATCCAGCATCGTTCCATAATAACTCTCCTTATGGCGGAAAAAGAGCAGCTTCTTCCATTCAGAGGCTTTCAGCTCAAAACCATCAAAATTCTCCGCACTCAAAAAATACCGCCCGCCCACAACCGGCATCACATCTATATGAATCTGCTTAATCTCAAGCATCTAAGCACCTCCTTGGGAGCATGGGGACGTACCCTACGCTTCCTTAGTTTTGCTAAACGAAAGGAGCAAAGGGTACGTCCCCTTGCTTCACAACTCAATTAGCTTGCTTCTGGTTAGTTCTTCGTGGAATGCGCGGAGTCGTTTTGTCCGCACTAGGAGTTTCCCGAAAAACTCTTCCCATTCTGGCACGCGTTTTAGTTTTTTATAGACTGTACGCAGTTTTTTCAGCAGGCGTGCGGCTTGCTTGTAGCTGCTGCGGTTTTTCATTTCAATTAAATCGCCGATCATCTGGTGGTACAGCGGAATCAAGACTTCAGGAGCTTCTTTCTGTAGAATCTTAATCCGCTCGCTTGAGATCGAATTATATTCAAAGCCGAAGTAAGACTGCAATTCGCCCCATTGTTCGTACTGGCTTTTTTCAAACAAGGAATCTTCATATTCGTAAAAGCTGTATGGCATTGCTTGTGCCAGTGCCCGGTCATACAGCTCGCCTCGGCCGATTTCCCGGGTATAAGCGCCAACAAGCTTCAACGCATATCGGGTGAATTTTTTACATGTGTAATAATCGCCCAAGTGCTTCAGGTAATTCCGCAGCTGCTGGACAAGATATTCGATAAATGGTCCCATCCGGTTCCACTCGCGCTGCACGCGGAAGCCGTCAAGCCAATAAAACATATATGGAAGGGAACTGACTGGGAGAGAGTTAAATCGCTTCATCGCGTCTCCGTCCTGCTTCGCTAAAACAAGCTGATGAATCAGAGCAATTTCCTCAATCAGATCCCGCTTGCCATCGCCAAATGCTTCGAGTCGTGCCCGCTCGGCATCACGCCAGCCGCCATTTTTAAAAAGTTTTTCCCACAGCAGCCGATACAAGTCAATCCTGTCATAGCCAACAGAAGCATCGGGCACCGTCAATCCAATCGTTTCGTCCTTTAGGCGTTCCAAAAACGCATCAAATGAAAACGGCATCGTTCCATATGCAAGGCGTTCGATGTATTCCTCGGCATCATTGAACAGATCCTCGAACAGCGGCCGGTAATACCGGTCCATCGTCGCCTCATCATCGTGTCCGAGTTCGCGAGCCAGTTCGGTGAGCAAATTAAAGGAATGAACCGATGCTGCGATCATATAAAGGTTTTTCCAAACGACCTCCAGCGGAGCAGAAACCTCGACGCGGCGAATATAGGAACGGAACAATCCGGGGACAACATAAGCCCGCGGTTCGCCCTGGCCCTTGACAATTTCCTCGAAGCTCTCCCTAAAGGAAGCGGCCCAGCTATCATAATCATGCCCAGTCCTAGTATCCTTTTTCACCAGATCCTTCGCGCGCTGAAGTCCCCATTTTTCAGCATTCAGCTGCTCCTTCGCAGGCTTGCGCCAGGCTTCGACCCAGTCGGAAACACTCGCAACATCACCATAAGCCTGGAAAAACGCGGCCAAACGATGGCGGCAAAACGACCCAGCAGGGCAGGTGCAGCTGCTCTCCTCAGGGTCCGAAACATTTAT
This DNA window, taken from Mesobacillus boroniphilus, encodes the following:
- a CDS encoding YwpF-like family protein → MKTFKLISMQLADDDALVDIDMEDGLIINKEDDKGTWLVEVFTNHKYIPYFQDACDNDKEIIVQVVITKRENDPAAFVTKVCCVKKLKTHASILLTGKLTKPKSDYPEKLLEYLLDKGYKGEDLLSEFKEKIITRPQILQPKKV
- a CDS encoding DEAD/DEAH box helicase yields the protein MLEIKQIHIDVMPVVGGRYFLSAENFDGFELKASEWKKLLFFRHKESYYGTMLDADKWGVAEGVTLSAWQLVTLFGEESFNRLVEWEWDDLGDICLSTAHAIYDAILAKEWHPDFTQLDGEDFRWKLPVSVLDEFHEPFWEETLKVNDEKLAVREFVADLFHHSLESYFHENETMKYLLGDKLDVLRKKQLSASQLAAYFDEDRWLEWIGLKENPAPFSIGMRLEEPMDDLGDWKLGLFLRGQDEPMLIEARDYESYPAGWDFFSDKIVDEEKRLAAIFPWIEEDGRLKSTLTEDEAWMFLTEASETLIALGIEILLPSWWEAIRNANLKVKARLKGQTGYRRSFVGLNAMLDYDWRFSMNGVDLSEDDFQRLVNEKRRLVYLKGRWIKLDHGFIRQIQDLMKKADKEGLHIRDLLQQELSDEEEDGEGLDDPRAFAKIQIELNRHWKQMMKQLSETKEIPDLPVPSGLHGELRPYQKLGMNWLLFLRKYGFGALLADDMGLGKTIQLISYILSVKEQENDDHPALIICPTSVLGNWQKEIERFAPDLRVHLHYGPNRMKGSSFTEEALSSDIVLTSYGLTHLDFDDLESVEWSSIAIDEAQNIKNADTKQSRAVRKLNGKHHIALTGTPMENRLSELWSIFDFTNRGYLGSAGQFQKQFILPIEKEDTKEKITQLQSLIKPFLLRRTKKDEDVALNLPDKVEQKEYCPLSAEQASLYEQLVKDTFAQIETLSSFERKGLILQMLSRLKQLCNHPALYLKEENPKQLIDRSAKMEKMIELVSAVLEQEESCIIFTQYIGMGEMIQAALKKKFGIDVPFLNGSLPKTKRDELITKFQNREFPVFLLSLKAGGTGLNLTAANHVVHYDRWWNPAVENQATDRAYRIGQSRFVHVHKLISTGTLEEKIDAMLEKKQSLNDQIIQSDSWITELSTDELHELVFLS
- a CDS encoding SWIM zinc finger family protein, which gives rise to MAVIPDNQAPIFKEAAAKLNTMLKPEVDEDARLVQKGLMLYRQGTVHHLKYMVRSIWATVQDVTPVRVYINVSDPEESSCTCPAGSFCRHRLAAFFQAYGDVASVSDWVEAWRKPAKEQLNAEKWGLQRAKDLVKKDTRTGHDYDSWAASFRESFEEIVKGQGEPRAYVVPGLFRSYIRRVEVSAPLEVVWKNLYMIAASVHSFNLLTELARELGHDDEATMDRYYRPLFEDLFNDAEEYIERLAYGTMPFSFDAFLERLKDETIGLTVPDASVGYDRIDLYRLLWEKLFKNGGWRDAERARLEAFGDGKRDLIEEIALIHQLVLAKQDGDAMKRFNSLPVSSLPYMFYWLDGFRVQREWNRMGPFIEYLVQQLRNYLKHLGDYYTCKKFTRYALKLVGAYTREIGRGELYDRALAQAMPYSFYEYEDSLFEKSQYEQWGELQSYFGFEYNSISSERIKILQKEAPEVLIPLYHQMIGDLIEMKNRSSYKQAARLLKKLRTVYKKLKRVPEWEEFFGKLLVRTKRLRAFHEELTRSKLIEL
- a CDS encoding Ig-like domain-containing protein, whose protein sequence is MKKFIAVMGFLFVLFFGMQQAAAETVPGNITEDTTWTKEGSPYKVGIITVYPGVTLTVEPGVEIINNGSPSWIDVKGKIIARGTAEEKITINNVLLKGFDFAGSSINIEHANIGRTNGGFLITSMYREVVLKNNEFSGGDINIGSPFTNILIENNLFRDNAWLALNNGTANILVQRNTFFNKEDYYPSIRMSCSDPNCKTPNITINENNFFGFPTFFVEVEKGAGLIYNGANNYWSTTDTSLMKRRILDGAREDRLYSTAVLNYSPIAYKPINNGLLYGNLEAPTVNKVGESDTAVSGLTDADSTVKVSIDGVVIGEGISTADGAYAVAIPKQPGGAGLTVYAVDSYGRISPEATVTVDDTTGPAAPQVNKVNDQATKVEGSTEPGARIIVKINGVEQSGTADQNGNFSLEITPQKAGTVIEVQAVDAAGNISEITRVTVVDEHPPATPVITSGEVTDQSTSLQGTAEPRSRVILLQGDQVILSAYADSNGYFSITFNQPFKGDSIINIVAEDLAGNVSEQVIMTVKDVTAPYVNIDWAKYVTEKSTEVYGYAEAGAFVEVLKNGTVIGSGTANEGGTFVIPIPVQPAGVQLVIKAADKAGNTGSVTVTVIDLPDPLPLTVEPINTLSTILKGKTAPNVYVNIEIDGVRHVVKADGNGYFELKIGPLKEGTTVSFLANNDEGDYSEEVIVSVTWKAPDGWYKAADGYWYYYVPGTGILKTGWLLWGGKWYYLEADGKMKIGWKQLGKTWYYLNQDGSMRVGWLTYGGKVYYFPASGAMQTGLATVGGKWYLFSADGARKTGWQKVSTKWYYFKTDGAGQTGWAKLGGKWYYFNSSAIMQTGWIKLSGKWYYLNASGVMVTGWNTIGGKRYYFNSSGVWLY
- the ssb gene encoding single-stranded DNA-binding protein — protein: MINQVTLVGRLTRDPELRYTPDGKAVSNITLAVNRHYKNASGEIEADFVHCILWGKTAENTSNYCKKGSVLGVTGRIQTRNYDNQEGKRVYVTEVVAEGVRFLSSKPASPRETPHQQNVPPAPPQREELPFA